The genomic window GAAAACACTGAAGAAGCAATTCAAAGTGTAAACAGAAGAATTAGCGCATTGCTATCTTCTTATTCTGCAATTTCACGGATCAGAGTGCTTGACAATACAGGTACAGTAATTGCTTCGTCTCACTCGGATGTTGGTGCTAACCACAGCGCAGACTCACTATTCCTGAGTATTGCAGATGGAGAGGTTTATACAGGGGAATTCCACTTTTCTCGATTCACTGGAAATCCGGTATTAAGTATTTCAGCTCCGATTTTTATATCCGGTGAGTTCCGGGGAGCCATTGTAATTAATTTTGATGCAGATAAGGAACTGTTTTCTTCTATAACGGACAGGACCGGTCTGGGGGAGACAGGAGAGGTTTATGTAATTGACAGAAGCGGTCTTATGCTTACCCCTTCTTTATTCATCGATAACGCTGTTCTGCATGTGGAGGTCGATCTGGAGACAGCGGGGGGTATCGCGGAGACCTGTCGATTCGAGGGAGGGGAACATGAATCCATTGCTGTTTTTACAAAC from Candidatus Aegiribacteria sp. includes these protein-coding regions:
- a CDS encoding cache domain-containing protein — its product is MRIRSKVLLVAFSVIVATGLSVILVVRSISKSILEEQMISHLAVIAEIRARYVNSVLNEYQELAVLISTGNAFVDLIAETENTEEAIQSVNRRISALLSSYSAISRIRVLDNTGTVIASSHSDVGANHSADSLFLSIADGEVYTGEFHFSRFTGNPVLSISAPIFISGEFRGAIVINFDADKELFSSITDRTGLGETGEVYVIDRSGLMLTPSLFIDNAVLHVEVDLETAGGIAETCRFEGGEHESIAVFTNNYMGKAVISIHSHIPDIDCILIAEICVEEAFAPVERLTRSMLMVMAGVLVLGFMISIAVSSSLAKPIEKLKDGVEEIMKGNL